Proteins found in one Amycolatopsis aidingensis genomic segment:
- a CDS encoding DUF2075 domain-containing protein, protein MALVRQSAEDLLIEARAERLHLRLQEQARFALEHRVGLGEINSWKRSLLVFLTDLVDAGLGQVEVLLEHQLPHSPKRVDAILCGTHPRSDSGEPSYVLVELKQWSAAEVVAAEVVRVDHYADPVLHPAEQVRSYCEYLVDCTPALAESPHAVHGVAYLHNARTSGVATLNQYRPSDFGRLFTVDDKAELLDHLRSLLDVRGNRDAARNAADDFLRFQHRPTKPLLDLAAKEIREREQFVLLDEQRVAYQLVNQAVERARVARTQTVVVVLGGPGSGKSVIALSLLGSLARRGRTVHHATGSSAFTNTMRKIAGSRNSRVKNLFKYFNNYIAAEPRELDVLLCDEAHRIRETSVDRFTSKQKRERARPQVNELIDVAWVPVFLLDENQTVRPGEMGSLAEIGEAARSLGCQVEVVHLEGQFRCGGSAAFDEWVARLLGLDPRPAIRWSDLASRLDESFTVASAATPETLENWLLEQRHRYQGTARIAAGFCWQWSDPQQTANGKVLVPDVQIGDWKRPWNAKPQKRVPEAPESYYWASDERGFSQVGCIYTAQGFEYDWSGVIFGPDLVRRGGSWVPRREYSHDPAVKKADELHFGALIRNTYKVLLTRGMRGVCVYSTDPETQEFLESMAR, encoded by the coding sequence TTGGCTCTGGTTCGGCAGAGTGCCGAGGACCTGCTCATCGAAGCCCGAGCGGAGCGGCTGCACTTGCGGCTGCAGGAACAGGCGCGGTTCGCGTTGGAGCACCGGGTCGGCCTCGGCGAGATCAACTCATGGAAACGCAGCCTGCTGGTGTTCCTGACCGATCTGGTCGACGCCGGCCTCGGGCAGGTCGAGGTATTGCTCGAACACCAGCTCCCGCACAGCCCCAAGCGGGTGGACGCGATCCTGTGCGGCACGCATCCCCGCAGCGACAGCGGTGAGCCGAGCTACGTACTGGTCGAGCTCAAGCAGTGGTCGGCGGCCGAGGTGGTAGCGGCGGAAGTCGTCCGCGTGGACCACTACGCCGATCCCGTGCTGCACCCGGCCGAGCAGGTTCGTTCCTACTGCGAGTACCTGGTGGACTGCACCCCCGCGCTGGCCGAGTCGCCGCATGCCGTGCACGGGGTCGCCTACCTGCACAACGCGCGGACCAGCGGGGTCGCCACGCTCAACCAGTACCGGCCGAGCGATTTCGGCCGGCTGTTCACCGTGGACGACAAGGCCGAGTTGCTGGACCATCTGCGGTCCCTGCTGGACGTACGTGGCAACCGGGACGCCGCGCGCAACGCGGCCGATGACTTCCTGCGCTTCCAGCACCGCCCGACAAAACCGCTGCTCGATCTGGCGGCCAAGGAGATCCGGGAACGCGAGCAGTTCGTGCTGCTGGACGAGCAGCGGGTCGCGTATCAACTGGTGAACCAGGCAGTGGAGCGAGCGCGAGTGGCCCGCACGCAGACCGTTGTCGTCGTGCTGGGTGGCCCCGGGTCCGGGAAAAGTGTCATCGCGCTGAGCCTGTTGGGGTCGCTGGCGCGCCGAGGTCGCACCGTCCACCACGCCACCGGGTCGAGTGCGTTCACCAACACGATGCGGAAGATCGCGGGTAGCCGCAACAGCCGGGTGAAGAATCTGTTCAAGTACTTCAACAACTACATCGCCGCCGAGCCCCGCGAACTGGACGTACTGCTGTGTGACGAGGCGCACCGGATCCGGGAGACCAGCGTCGACCGGTTCACCAGCAAGCAGAAACGAGAGCGGGCCCGGCCGCAGGTCAACGAACTGATCGACGTGGCATGGGTTCCGGTGTTCCTGCTGGACGAGAACCAGACCGTGCGGCCCGGCGAGATGGGTTCGCTGGCGGAGATCGGCGAGGCCGCCCGTTCCCTCGGCTGCCAGGTCGAGGTGGTGCACCTGGAGGGGCAGTTCCGGTGCGGGGGCTCCGCCGCCTTCGACGAGTGGGTGGCCCGCCTGCTCGGTCTCGATCCCCGGCCAGCGATCCGGTGGAGTGACCTGGCTTCCCGGCTGGACGAGAGCTTCACCGTCGCCAGCGCCGCCACGCCGGAAACGCTCGAAAACTGGCTGCTCGAGCAACGGCACCGGTACCAGGGGACGGCCAGGATCGCCGCGGGCTTCTGCTGGCAGTGGAGTGACCCGCAACAAACCGCGAACGGCAAGGTGCTGGTCCCGGACGTGCAGATCGGCGACTGGAAACGTCCGTGGAATGCGAAACCGCAGAAGCGCGTCCCGGAGGCGCCCGAATCGTACTACTGGGCATCCGACGAGCGCGGCTTCAGCCAGGTCGGCTGCATCTACACCGCGCAGGGTTTCGAGTACGACTGGTCCGGGGTGATATTCGGGCCAGACCTGGTACGCCGGGGCGGGTCCTGGGTTCCACGCCGGGAGTACTCGCATGATCCGGCAGTGAAGAAGGCGGACGAGCTGCATTTCGGTGCACTCATCCGGAACACCTACAAAGTGCTGCTCACCCGCGGCATGCGGGGTGTCTGCGTGTACTCCACGGACCCGGAGACCCAGGAGTTCCTTGAGTCGATGGCCCGCTGA
- a CDS encoding nucleotide pyrophosphohydrolase: protein MSLDDLARRLREFAAARDWEQYHTPKNLVMALSGEAGELTALFQWLTPEESAAAMDDPELAPKVLDELADVAIYLVRLADVLGVDLLDAARAKIARNESRFPPSSASQIY from the coding sequence GTGAGCTTGGACGATCTTGCCCGGCGGCTGCGCGAGTTCGCCGCTGCCCGGGACTGGGAGCAGTACCACACGCCGAAGAACCTGGTCATGGCGCTTTCCGGGGAGGCGGGCGAGCTGACCGCGTTGTTCCAGTGGCTGACCCCGGAGGAGTCGGCGGCAGCCATGGACGATCCGGAGCTCGCCCCGAAGGTGCTGGATGAGCTGGCCGATGTCGCCATCTATCTGGTGCGGCTGGCCGATGTGCTCGGCGTGGACCTGCTGGACGCGGCGCGGGCGAAGATCGCGCGGAACGAATCGCGTTTCCCGCCCAGCTCGGCGAGCCAGATCTACTAA
- a CDS encoding DUF3558 family protein, which produces MVERRSMTWRHRVIFGSFLLVVVSCSPDADSKRNTDPGPSSTSKDVSQTALKLVQTTCSADTPKTVDAVFPGASHRYSESGPGGPSCAWSIGGESPLVRALLIAYEQGDLASWRQLNPGPTRETTIAGKSVVVAENDTGCATLFEVDGTVVSIDFAEIGKEACARSTELTEEVLAGW; this is translated from the coding sequence ATGGTTGAGCGACGATCAATGACCTGGCGTCACCGAGTTATCTTCGGATCATTCCTACTCGTCGTGGTATCCTGCTCGCCCGATGCCGACTCGAAAAGGAACACCGATCCTGGACCATCATCCACAAGTAAGGATGTTTCCCAAACGGCACTGAAATTGGTGCAGACGACATGTTCCGCTGATACCCCCAAGACGGTTGACGCAGTGTTTCCCGGAGCAAGCCACCGATACAGCGAAAGTGGTCCAGGGGGACCGAGCTGTGCATGGTCAATCGGAGGGGAAAGCCCGTTGGTGCGAGCACTGTTGATAGCCTACGAGCAGGGGGATCTGGCCTCCTGGCGGCAACTCAACCCCGGACCGACCAGGGAGACGACGATAGCCGGTAAGTCGGTTGTGGTCGCAGAGAACGACACGGGGTGCGCGACATTATTCGAGGTCGACGGCACCGTGGTAAGTATCGACTTCGCCGAGATCGGGAAAGAAGCCTGCGCTCGATCCACCGAGTTGACCGAGGAAGTACTGGCGGGCTGGTGA
- a CDS encoding DUF3024 domain-containing protein: MSPIPELQQRQIDRWCERRARTDDRGDVRFETRRRGGRVTIVQRRPPWPYEPGADWTIEPIAQLRCTADCQWTLHWVDRHGKWHRFPETPPECSPVPLLDDIERNLRGGYFGD; encoded by the coding sequence ATGTCGCCGATCCCGGAACTTCAACAACGTCAGATCGACAGGTGGTGCGAGCGGCGGGCCCGCACCGATGATCGAGGCGATGTGCGGTTCGAAACACGGCGACGCGGCGGCAGGGTCACCATTGTGCAGCGGCGGCCGCCATGGCCGTACGAACCAGGCGCGGACTGGACCATAGAGCCGATCGCGCAGTTGCGCTGCACAGCCGACTGCCAGTGGACCCTGCACTGGGTCGACCGGCACGGCAAGTGGCACCGCTTCCCGGAGACGCCGCCGGAGTGCAGCCCGGTGCCCCTCCTCGACGACATCGAGCGCAACCTCAGGGGCGGCTACTTCGGCGACTGA
- a CDS encoding PIN domain-containing protein produces the protein MPSLTALTTGEVQRGAQRCRKRGDDPQAIRLEEWLAAMTRQFADHIMPMTDALIAASTRVYNPFRG, from the coding sequence GTGCCATCGCTGACTGCGCTGACGACCGGGGAGGTCCAGCGCGGGGCGCAACGTTGCCGCAAGCGGGGTGACGATCCACAGGCGATCCGGCTGGAGGAGTGGCTGGCCGCGATGACCCGGCAGTTCGCCGACCACATCATGCCGATGACCGACGCCCTGATCGCGGCGAGCACGCGGGTGTACAACCCGTTCAGGGGGTGA
- a CDS encoding DUF397 domain-containing protein: protein MAIGTKSSAPGVDRNATSWRMPSRSAGSRSIRVSHRMAYVILDDSDRPSPATGEALVFAPGEWRAFLHRIRSLPRRDPEQLTP, encoded by the coding sequence ATGGCGATCGGGACGAAGTCGAGCGCGCCGGGCGTGGACCGTAATGCGACATCTTGGCGCATGCCGAGCCGGAGTGCGGGTAGCCGGTCCATCCGGGTGTCCCATCGGATGGCCTACGTGATCCTGGACGACAGCGACCGCCCTTCTCCGGCCACCGGCGAAGCGCTGGTCTTCGCCCCGGGTGAGTGGCGGGCCTTCCTGCATCGGATCCGTTCCCTGCCGCGCCGGGATCCCGAGCAGCTCACCCCCTGA
- a CDS encoding AAA domain-containing protein: MTDWRQDAARAVDAERDHAWHAGEWSLLGSPAPGAEPGQYTVDLRGRRFGLDNLGAIRLAGRDGPQRGPSLPAEEVRAAGGVLRLRVTGPIPPECDRVWAMTQSPRQLLGRLAGRLRATGEAPLADRLAAGELDPAPDIGVAASAGLLDEQAEAYRACHAPGLRLVWAPPGTGTTHVLSAAIESLAKQGKRILFVSEVDSSVQAATERLGRQVTRIGVAGLVGPPPPLPAEQEREIEAERAALDADLAELDRAGARLTELDAALVGYDHTAFLDAGRRIDNAEQLDGLEADLAQADHRHAAAAAELATAQEGLRAARAAWEEAAEARTHLERAGDIAGKLRELDQNLRERTVANSGTDRLSRAERKALRSGTARHDRLRAEIEACRDAALPHTEDDLAALDANLAAAERALDLAARTESGARTAADLLRRRLELTRAAGIATEQDRRFHAACLRHGLPDRHQEREFVRARVEDTAARDRLTDRLRWLAERRAELRAAAEAETIRTAPVIATTMARAYADERLSGLRFDVVLVEHAAAARLAEILFLTSLAESTAVLFGDFRQPGPVVRPAQLRAAPEVRRWSGTEVFGHCGITSPGEASAHPGCVTLTRQFRFGGPLRALANELPYEGVLRAPEMSIPDTELVLVDTSMLPELTTVHRTGARAGWWPAGLLLARALAERHPAELGVVAASSAQAAVSLAAVRELDPPVPVGTTHTCREIDTPVLLFDLVDGGPRARRFGAAISRAGTRLYLLADLGSVRAAPEGTPLAAVHALLRDGRITVRGADSLLDLADADDLAARLTGAEESLWLSLPWIGGEDADLLPLLAGTARRGVDVHAVLPAADRVRARELADCGVTVHTGTPQRKVAVVDRRTILFGATHEPSGCEVLITCPAVRLAKRMLAELHAAPEAGRQPAAPARPDLAIR; the protein is encoded by the coding sequence ATGACCGATTGGCGGCAGGACGCTGCCCGTGCGGTCGACGCTGAACGCGATCACGCCTGGCACGCCGGCGAGTGGAGCCTGCTCGGCAGCCCCGCCCCCGGGGCGGAGCCCGGTCAGTACACGGTGGACCTGCGCGGCCGCCGGTTCGGCCTGGACAATCTCGGCGCGATCCGGTTGGCCGGGCGGGACGGTCCCCAGCGCGGGCCCTCTCTTCCGGCCGAGGAAGTGCGTGCGGCAGGCGGCGTCCTGCGGTTGCGGGTCACCGGTCCGATCCCGCCGGAGTGCGACCGGGTCTGGGCGATGACGCAGTCCCCCCGGCAGTTGCTCGGCCGGCTGGCCGGACGGCTGCGCGCGACCGGCGAGGCGCCGCTGGCCGACCGGCTCGCCGCGGGTGAGCTGGACCCCGCCCCGGACATCGGCGTGGCGGCGTCGGCCGGGCTGCTCGATGAGCAGGCCGAGGCGTACCGGGCCTGCCACGCACCCGGCCTGCGGCTGGTCTGGGCCCCGCCGGGCACCGGCACCACGCATGTGCTGTCCGCCGCCATCGAAAGCCTTGCCAAGCAGGGAAAAAGGATCCTGTTTGTATCCGAGGTGGACTCTTCGGTGCAGGCGGCCACCGAGAGGCTCGGACGACAGGTGACCCGGATCGGCGTGGCGGGCCTGGTCGGCCCGCCCCCACCGTTGCCTGCCGAGCAGGAGCGCGAGATCGAGGCCGAGCGGGCCGCGCTGGACGCGGATCTCGCCGAACTGGACCGGGCAGGTGCACGACTCACCGAGCTGGACGCCGCCCTCGTCGGCTATGACCACACCGCCTTCCTGGACGCGGGACGCCGGATCGACAACGCCGAACAGCTGGACGGTCTGGAGGCCGACCTGGCACAGGCGGACCACCGGCATGCCGCCGCGGCCGCGGAACTGGCCACCGCGCAGGAAGGACTGCGTGCCGCCCGCGCGGCCTGGGAAGAGGCGGCCGAGGCCAGGACCCACCTGGAACGGGCCGGGGACATCGCGGGAAAGCTGCGCGAACTGGACCAGAATCTGCGCGAACGCACGGTCGCCAACTCCGGGACCGACCGCCTGTCCCGGGCGGAACGCAAGGCATTGCGCAGCGGTACCGCACGACATGACCGGCTGCGGGCGGAAATCGAGGCCTGCCGCGATGCGGCACTGCCGCACACCGAGGACGATCTCGCCGCGCTGGACGCGAACCTGGCCGCCGCCGAGCGGGCGCTGGACCTCGCGGCCCGCACCGAGAGCGGCGCGCGGACCGCGGCCGACCTGCTGCGCAGGCGGCTGGAGCTGACCAGGGCCGCCGGCATCGCCACCGAGCAGGACCGCCGGTTCCACGCCGCCTGCCTGCGGCACGGCCTGCCGGATCGGCATCAGGAACGGGAGTTCGTCCGTGCGCGGGTCGAGGACACGGCGGCCAGGGACCGGCTGACCGACCGACTGCGCTGGCTCGCCGAGCGCCGTGCCGAACTGCGGGCGGCTGCCGAGGCCGAGACCATCCGCACGGCTCCGGTCATCGCGACCACCATGGCCAGGGCCTACGCCGACGAACGACTTTCCGGGCTGCGCTTCGACGTGGTGCTGGTCGAGCACGCGGCCGCCGCCCGGCTGGCGGAGATCCTGTTTCTCACCTCCCTTGCCGAGAGCACCGCCGTACTGTTCGGCGACTTCCGCCAGCCCGGGCCGGTGGTGCGGCCCGCGCAGCTGCGCGCGGCGCCCGAGGTGCGCCGGTGGTCGGGTACTGAGGTGTTCGGCCACTGTGGAATCACCTCACCCGGGGAAGCCTCGGCACATCCCGGATGCGTCACGCTCACCCGCCAGTTCCGGTTCGGCGGCCCGTTACGGGCTCTCGCCAACGAACTGCCTTACGAGGGGGTACTGCGGGCTCCTGAAATGTCCATTCCGGACACCGAGCTGGTGCTGGTGGACACCTCGATGCTGCCCGAGCTGACCACCGTGCACCGCACCGGCGCCAGGGCGGGATGGTGGCCTGCCGGGCTGCTGCTGGCCAGGGCACTCGCCGAGCGGCACCCGGCGGAACTCGGGGTGGTGGCCGCCTCCAGCGCGCAGGCCGCGGTCAGCCTCGCGGCGGTGCGCGAGCTGGACCCGCCGGTGCCGGTCGGCACCACGCACACCTGCCGGGAGATCGACACCCCGGTCCTGCTGTTCGACCTGGTGGACGGCGGGCCGCGGGCCCGCCGGTTCGGCGCCGCGATCAGCCGCGCCGGCACGCGGCTCTACCTGCTCGCGGACCTCGGCTCGGTGCGGGCCGCGCCGGAAGGCACGCCGCTCGCGGCGGTACACGCCCTGCTGCGGGACGGCCGGATCACCGTGCGCGGAGCGGACAGCCTGCTCGACCTTGCCGATGCCGACGATCTCGCGGCCCGGCTGACCGGCGCCGAGGAATCCCTGTGGTTGTCCCTGCCGTGGATCGGCGGCGAGGACGCGGACCTGCTGCCGTTGCTGGCAGGCACCGCGCGCCGGGGCGTGGACGTGCACGCGGTGCTGCCCGCCGCGGACCGGGTCCGGGCCCGGGAGCTGGCGGACTGCGGGGTCACCGTGCACACCGGCACGCCCCAGCGGAAAGTGGCCGTGGTGGACCGGCGGACCATCCTGTTCGGCGCGACCCACGAGCCGAGCGGGTGCGAGGTACTGATCACCTGCCCGGCGGTCAGGCTGGCCAAACGAATGCTCGCCGAGCTGCACGCCGCACCGGAAGCCGGTCGGCAGCCCGCGGCCCCGGCCCGGCCTGACCTCGCGATTCGATGA
- a CDS encoding DUF6880 family protein — MAPTPDLRTYLRSLSAETLAGLLYEQAERDQGLRAELEQRAARDCHGDSTVAAAHKLLDDAPPRSGSSGLNGDGGGEGFDHATTMSAVLDTMQRLLDGGSRADLAPLALRTVDKLGAELGADPAGTAGSELERAIDLYARACRAHPPAPAALADWLLEVAFERPNWPRIDLPPFAGALGESGLRRIKSAVDTMLADDACTGRRRETAERLLEQLAETSGDVDTLVEMLSRKLPRLDVSLRIVRVLRGAGRHAEAIAHAASALGPGKGPLRAPVVDALAETYHEVGQGDEALTLRRNEFRRAPDYDGYLALREAATGLGCWESERVAATELLTARAAADPTGADDLVRALLAEGEAEQAWQAADRYGASLELRLELARDREAENPAEVIGVYRSHVEELIAHRDVAGYRQAARQLRKLRTLHKRADKAEEFGAYLAELMETHKRKTRLLAEVRNARIALPKVSR, encoded by the coding sequence GTGGCCCCCACCCCCGACCTGCGCACGTACCTGCGCTCGCTGAGCGCGGAGACGCTGGCCGGGCTGCTGTACGAACAGGCCGAGCGGGATCAGGGACTGCGCGCGGAGCTGGAACAGCGGGCGGCGCGGGACTGCCACGGGGACAGCACCGTGGCCGCGGCGCACAAGCTGCTGGACGACGCGCCGCCACGCAGCGGTAGCAGTGGGCTCAACGGCGACGGCGGGGGCGAGGGGTTCGACCACGCCACCACGATGAGCGCCGTGCTGGACACCATGCAGCGGTTGCTGGACGGCGGGAGCAGGGCGGACCTGGCCCCGCTGGCCCTGCGCACGGTGGACAAGCTCGGTGCGGAGCTGGGCGCCGACCCGGCCGGGACCGCCGGGTCCGAACTGGAACGCGCCATCGACCTGTACGCCAGGGCCTGCCGTGCCCACCCACCCGCGCCGGCGGCCCTGGCCGACTGGCTGCTCGAGGTCGCGTTCGAACGCCCGAACTGGCCGCGGATCGACCTGCCCCCGTTCGCCGGGGCGCTGGGGGAGTCCGGGCTGCGCCGGATCAAGTCCGCGGTGGACACCATGCTCGCCGACGACGCCTGCACCGGGCGGCGCCGGGAGACCGCCGAGCGCCTGCTGGAACAACTGGCCGAGACCTCAGGCGATGTGGACACCCTGGTCGAGATGCTGTCCAGGAAGCTGCCCCGGCTGGACGTGAGCCTGCGGATCGTCCGGGTGCTGCGCGGTGCCGGGCGGCATGCGGAGGCGATCGCCCATGCCGCGAGCGCGCTCGGGCCCGGTAAGGGTCCGCTGCGTGCGCCGGTGGTGGACGCGCTGGCCGAGACCTACCACGAGGTGGGTCAGGGGGACGAGGCACTTACCTTGCGCCGCAACGAGTTCCGCCGCGCCCCCGACTACGACGGCTACCTGGCGCTACGCGAGGCCGCCACCGGGCTCGGCTGCTGGGAGAGCGAGCGCGTGGCGGCCACCGAACTGCTCACCGCACGCGCGGCCGCCGATCCGACCGGGGCCGACGACCTCGTCCGCGCCCTGCTCGCGGAGGGGGAGGCCGAGCAGGCCTGGCAGGCCGCCGACCGCTACGGCGCCTCGCTGGAGCTGCGGCTGGAGCTGGCCAGGGACAGGGAGGCCGAAAACCCCGCCGAGGTGATCGGGGTTTACCGCTCCCATGTCGAGGAACTCATCGCACATCGGGACGTGGCCGGATACCGGCAGGCCGCACGGCAGCTTCGCAAATTACGAACACTGCACAAACGCGCGGACAAAGCCGAGGAGTTCGGCGCCTATCTCGCCGAGTTGATGGAAACTCACAAACGGAAGACCAGGCTGCTTGCCGAGGTTCGCAATGCCAGGATCGCGTTGCCCAAGGTGAGCAGGTAA